The sequence TAATATTATGCTTCCAGCAGTTATTATCTTGATTCCAGTTTCCATTTACCTTCTTGCATATTTGAGCCAGTGCTCGGTGATATGGCTGTGAGGTTTGGGATTAGCGCTCCATTGGGGCCACCTGAAGTCATGGGTCACTGGGCTGCTCATAGATCTCTTCTGTTCTTGTTGCCCTTTTCTTAGTTCAGATCCTTGTGACCTTTGACCTCAACCATTATAGAAGGTGCCTCCCTGGTATCCTGTGTCTGAATGGGGCTGGCTGGGACCTCCACCATGGGGATGGCCAGGGAAGTGGTTAAGCAGCAAGAGGACTGGGGATATTGACTAGAGGCACCCTGTGAAGGGATCCTGCTGCCCAAAGCACCGTGGCCAAAGGGTATGGCAAGGTCATATAGGCAGGTCACCATTCCAAAAAAGGAGGGCCAGTGTGTCAATAGGGGAAGACCTGGACAACAAATGGCTTTGGTgtcttgggggggtggggggaggggtggaaaggaaggaaggaggagaggaagggaggaagggaagggtccTTGTGGCTGGAGCTCAGAGAATGAGTAGAAGTTGTTTGAGATGAGGCTGGAGGTCAGCCTTGGCATCTTTATCACATTAAGTACTTTGGGACTTTATCCTTAATTTCCTGGAAGCCAGGGATTCTGGGGAGAGTGATAAGGTTTGATTTGTTTATATCCAAGATCACTTGACTGCAGAGAACCTGAGAGTAACGAATCCAACTGGGGCTGCTACAGTTTCACAGTGACGGGGCTAGAGTGGTTTGGTGTATAACGGCGGGAGCGGACAGGACAGAAATTCaggtggaggaggaaagggactTCCCAGCAACAGAAGAACACCTGCAGAGCGGAGGTGGGGGAGTGGCCCGCCCATGGAATATGCAAGTTCTGGACATGGTTGCTGTCATACCATACCTACACATAAAATTCCATAATCCTTTTTCCATTAGTGTTGTATGATCGCTTCCCATGTTGCTACACAGTCTTCATAACCATTGTTTTTTAAGATTGACTGCCTTCTCATAGCTCTGTCATTGCCCAATTTGGGGGTAATTGATTCCTATTTGGagctaaaataattaatgttttagGTTATATactgttatataattatatacaactGTTTTAGATTATATAGTTCCCTCAGTCTCACCCATacagcttcccccaccccaccccacctcctgccctctcttccccacccccaccatgccaTATTTTTGTATCTTGGGGTTATTTCTTTAGGGACAGATTCCCGCAAGTCAGATTCCTGGGAATTTAGGAGTTTTTTTGTGAAGGTCTTTTTAGATCATCAAATTTGCTTTCCCAAAGGGTTGTTCTAAATTATAATTTCACCAGCAATGTAGGAGAGACCCATTTTCATGCTTCCCCTGCCAGAATTGAGtgtgataacattttaaaaaatgatatttgatcaggtaaaaataaaacaagtttttttattaaaaaaatttttttaacgtttatttatttttgagagagagagagtgcgggctggggaggggcagagagagagggagacacagaatccaaagcaggctccaagctctgatctgtcagcacagagcctgatgcggggctctaactcacagaccgtgagatcatgacctgagccaaagtcagcagcttaaccgactgagccccaaacttaatttaaatcttaaattttgaTTAGCTTTTTCCCCCGTTAATAGtgaacttaaacttttttttcatgttcatttcctAGATATATTTCCTCTTTGCTTCCTCAATTTCTTTGCCTGTTTATATACTTGGGGGGGGGCTTTcggttatttatattttaaatataaccaTTTACCGTATTTTAAcaacctcttttgtttttaaaaaaggggattttttacaaacataaaaatcTTTGTATAGAGCTATCTGTTGACTTTTTGTGATTTGTATCGCTTCTAAGCTTATATTCTCCTTTCAGATGTTAGATATTgtcaatttctgtttcttccattttgGTTATTATATGGTTTTACATTTAACTCCTTAATCCACTCTGCCTTTAATTGTGAAAGGGTAGGAAGTAAGATAAGCaagataattattttcaaatggctAACCAGTAATCTCAACATAGTTATTGGATTCCTTCCCCCTCTGAAGTTAGGATGTCTCCTATATCATATACtaaagttatttaaaacaatttttttaaatgtttatttatcttgagagagaaagagagcacaagcaggggaggggcagagagagagggagacacagaatctgaagcaggctccaggttctgagctgtcagcacagagcctgatggggctcgaacccatgaaccatgagatcatgacctgagccgaagtcggaagctcaacactcaactgactgagccacccaggcgcccctaaagttatTTTATACCTAAGTTATTACATTTCAATAAGTCTCCCTGTAGTGACAATTTGAACTATCATAGGCGGCTTTAAGGTTTTGTAGAGCTAGGTACCCCTCATTACTCTTGTCTTAGAATTTTGATATTCTGCCTCAACATTTGAAACATTTCGTCAAGTTTCAGTGTGCATTGACTGCCTTTGggtttaagtttaaaaaaaaatctggctacAAGAGTAAGACtcttgtattttagaaaattcaaaaaatgaaaaacatacaaTTTCACCACCGTTTTTGAAATCGCTTGTGTAGGAACTCAGTTACATGCCATGCTCCACGTGGTGACAAACAGTAACTAATTTTGTGTTTATAACCGTCTAAggagaatagttttttttttcaagtagaaaAAAGTCTAGTATTACAGTAAACGAAACTGATACCACACCTGTTCTACGGATGAGGACACTTGCCCGAGGGGCCCAGGTGGTCAACAGAGCTAGGGTTCTAACCAGGGCAGTGTTGTTACCGTGGCCCGTGCAGAACCCTTTGTGATGCTGCCGTTCCATGAGAcacaattattatttatattttagtgtaTCTACTTACAGTCTTTTACAAAGTGGGGTATCCATGTACATACTTTGATCTTTTCACTTAGATATGTCATGAACATTTATCTATCCCATAAACCTTTcacaacattattattttttaagtttatttattttgagagagagggagacagcatgagcaggggtggggcagccagagggagagcgagaatcccaagcaggctccacactcagcggggagccggacacggggctcgaacccacaaactgagatcatgacccaagcagacaccaagagtcagaggtttaaatgactcggccacccaggcgcccctcacattgtTTTTAATGACCATTTAATATTCCTCATGTGCAGATAGAACAATGCATTTAAGGATCATCTCGTTTCGGAATGATTAGTGTGTGTCCCGTTTTTCCCTGCAGTTAACATTGCTGAGATGTACATTCTTGAGGCTTTTCACACATCCCACAATCCTTTTATTATAAATTCCAAAACCGTAGATGCTGGGCCTCATGTTCTACATATCGTAAAGGTTTTTGCTCCCCACTGCAGAACAGTCCTCTGGACAGGTGATTCCTATTCGCAGCTCTATAGCTGCAACAAGGGACCGTGCTCCACCTCACCCCAagtcattaaaagaagaaaggaaatctaCAAATTTGGGATCGTCACATGGATTTGCGCTGAAGATTCCTTAATTCCACCTCTCGCTACCTACCGTGGAGAAACGGCCCTTTTGCACCAGCAGGCATTAATATTGCCTGCAGCGTTGTTATGTATATAGTGCtgaaaatcaaaaatgaacttCACGTTCCCTAAGCGGGCAACGGCTAAATAGGCTGGTATCTCCACGCTGCGAACCGTTCTGCAAGTGTTAAGGGGAGAGGCAGGACTGCACGTTTCGCGTGGACGGGGAGAAGGGGAGACGGGGAAACAGGGTGCCCCCCGCCGCCCAGTCGCCCGGGAGGGCGGCTGCTGTCAGGGACTTCGGCTTCGGGATCTGCTTTCCCGACGTGCTCCGCCCGAGATTCTGCAGCAAGCGGTCCGGCCGGCCGAACGGCAAGAGATCCGGGTTCGCGCCCTGGCCAGCCCCTGACTGGCAAACCGGTGCCAGCCGAGGTGACGACGCTGCCCAGCCTCGGGGTCCGCAGCGGCCcgacccccgccccctccccgctaGCCCACCCTGGCGCTTTCTCCTTGCGGTGCCGGGAAGCCGGACTCTTCGCGGCCGGGCCCCTTGGGCGCCGGGGCACGTTTCCGCCGGCCGCGCTCAGCAGCCCACCAAGCGGAAGTGGCCGTGTTGTGGCGGAAGTAGATGCTTTGTGGGGGCCGCCGGCGCTGAAAGGAACGTGGCCGGCAAAGATGATTCAAGCGATTCTGGTTTTCAACAACCACGGGAAGCCGCGGCTGGTCCGCTTCTACCAGCGTTTCGTGAGTGCGGCCCAGCCTCGTCACGTCCCTGCAGAGCGTccgcgcccccctccctccctccggccCCACCTGCCGTATCCCCACCTCGGGCTCCCGCACCGAGCGTGACCCTCTCACCCGTCACCCTCCTTGCGGGACCGGGGTCGGCGTCGGGCCTCACGTCCTACCCCCGCTCAACCCTTCCTGGACCCCTGCATCTCTCTGCCGTTTAGTGACATTTCTCCTTGCGTCTCGGGGCTCTCTAAAGgacggctggggggggggtgtgccccATTGAAAACTTCACCCATCTAAGCTCCTTTAATCTTGTTGGTCGTACGAGTAGGAAGAAATATGCAGCTTATTAAAGTTTTTGCTTTAGCCCAAAGATCTGGAAACGTGCTTTCTTGGGATTATTTTGCTTCAGTGCTGGGTGGGACTGCCCAGGGACTGGATACCCTTCCTTCTGTAGAGTTGAAGAAAGTCAGCTTCCAAGTGGGAAACGGTGAGAAATTATAAAGGCTGCCGCGTGAGGGCTCCATAAACGATCACGGAAATTTGAGTTTCCCCAAAAACTCCTCTGGGAAAACAAACATTCTTTGTCTCCTGACCCCCAGCGTTGTATTTCTTCGCGGCGAGGTTTCAGAAATGTTCCATACATTATCGGTGAAACGCAAGAGGGTTAAAAGTCAGAAAACTCCTGTTCGGGCCTCagctcaccttttttttttttttttttaacccctgtGTCTATTGACCCTGTGTTacttccctttgtgtgtgtgtgtgtgtgtgtgtgtgtgtgtgtgtgtgtatgtgtgtgtcaaaTAGGgatgaacaaaataattttactttttcatagaATTTTTAAGCTGGattacatttaataattatttccaGATAAAAATACGATCATTCACTACAACCATTTAGTTTGTatttgcatttgtgtgtgtgtgtgtgaatttttctttttttttttttctttttttaggtttttattgagaaataaatcACGTACATGTCGTTCACCTTTAAAGCATAAAACGTTCACGtttaaagcatacagttcagtggaTTTTAGTACATTTGCAAAGTTGGGGAACCATCCCCACggtcagttttagaacatttccatttccGCAAAAAGAAACCactacccattagcagtcattcccaaTTTCTTCTTTAGCTCCTttagccctaggcaaccactagtctactttctgcttctctcaatttgcctattctggacatttgaTATAAATGGTATTCAATAtgtggcctctttcacttagtatgtttttaaaattaatcccaCTTGTGGCATGTATTCATGCTTCATTCTTCTTCATTGCCAAGttaaattccattgtatggatataccacattttgattGTCCATCAGCTGATGTTTCTACCTGTGGCTCTTGTGAAGAATGCTGCCAtcaacattcatgtacaagtgttTCTgtgcacatgttttcatttctcctggttataaatctaggagtagaattgctgggccataaGGTAACTTTATGGTGAACCTTTGGAGGAATtggcaaactgttttccacagtggctgcaccaatttacgttcccatcagcagtgtataGGAGTTCCAATTTGTCCACCTCTCtatcaacatttgttattatctttttgaataaaaatactataatggGTATAAAGTGGgttctcactgtggttttaattttccattCCTCTAATGAACATCTTTGCGTGTTCTTATTCGCCTTTTGTAAACCTTTAGAGAACATAGGAGTTTCATGAGAACCACGTTAGCCCGTGAGTGAAAATTGACCTTGAAAACTGCAGAGTACTAAAAGATATGCGGGACTGTTAAAGTACTTGAGGCTTGGAAGCAAGTGGTAGTCCGTCTTTTTGTTGAAATCAGAAATTAGTTAGCTTTACTGTTTCATACCACTTTCCCTCTGTGGCCATTTCCACCTAGGGCCAGGTAAAAGGCTTTGTTTGGTTTGAAAGCTGTTTTGGTCAACTTAAAAAAGTGCTGATGCTTAGCACGTTTTCTGTTTCCAAGTACGCAGAGTTAATCCTTTACAGCATCCTGGCGTACTCAGACTTATAGTGACtagtcttcattcattcagtaaataacaGAGGGCCACTGTATGTCCATGTTGAGTCAAAGTTCTGAAAAGTAATTTCACAATGACATCTTCTTGTttggttctctttcttttaaataactgGTGATTTCAAACAGATTCAGTGCTGTAGAAAGAAGGCATTAGCGTTACTTCAGTCTAGTTTCTGACTCTAAGGGCAAGTCCGGTCTGAAGATTTTCTTAagctttgctactcaaagtgtgatcTCCAAACCAGCAGCTTTGGTATCCCCTGGAATGCGATACAGTCTCAGGACTTACCCCAAACCTACTAAATTGGAACCTGTATTTTGATATCATTCCCAGGTCACTGGTCTAGagctttttattacttttgtcttAATGATTAGTTTCTTCCTGCCAtcatccttttttaaaaccaTACTTACTGTGAACCTCCTCTGTATAAATAGAAATCAGTGTAAGTTATCAAGAGATGTTATTACAGTTGAGCTTTCTTGTAtatagtagttaaaaaaaaaagtataactctATTCCAAATTCTAATCtgtaaatagaattttttctgtcttcctcagtAATACTTTGTTGGTAACACCCCATTATACCATATTACCAGTGCAAAAGATGGAAAATtcggtttttaaaaacaaagttacatGATTACATCCTGACCTCCTTGAAGGGTTAGACCTATTGACGTTGGCATAGATGTTTTCTAGGGGAAGACAAAATATTCCAGGACTGCTCTTCTAGTTATTCTTTGATCTTTTAGGAGAGTTGATCAGTTCTCCTTTCCTTGGTTGTTAACTATAAGGAAGTATCACTTTACCTATCAGGACAATAATGGTTAGTGACTAGATATCTAGGTAAATATACCCTATCTTAATTCCTGTAACTGAGTCTTAATCTATTTTTCCAtagatttcccttttattttttctttactccttatttttttttttttttctgaaaactggTACCAAATGTTCCGATAATTCCCTGCTTGGAAGCATTTCTCTCCCTGTGTATCTCCATCCATGGAATGTAGTTTTTCAGCCTCCCCACTGAgtcactttattcattttattccacAGCCAGAAGAAATTCAACAGCAGATTGTCCGAGAGACCTTCCACCTAGTTCTCAAGCGAGATGACAACATCTGTAACTTCTTGGAAGGTGGAAGGTAAACGATGGGTTTCAGTTTTCTACCCACACGTCTACTATTGGGTGGCCTTCGTCGCTGTTTCCTCAAGTGTCGGGTGGGTGCCTGAGCTGCCCAGGAAGAGTCCCACTTCCCTTTGGAAGCTGTTGCTTGGTTGTGCTTCATCTAGAGGTTTGgttcctgggaagatggcagaagaAAAGGTGAGGTCAAGGGGCTTTAGGCATCTCGGCCAAACTTGGTTGCTGGTCCCCTGGGAGAAATGGCCTATTGTTTGGCCCATCCTCCCCTTTCTGTTGAGCCCGTTCTCATTCTTTGGCACAGGGTTTCTTGGACATGTGTTTAGTTTGGATACAGCCATTTAAATGTTTCCCATTTTCCACAGTTTGATTGGTGGCTCCGACTACAAACTCATCTATCGGCACTATGCTACACTGTACTTTGTGTTTTGTGTGGATTCATCCGAGAGTGAACTTGGAATCTTGGACCTCATCCAGGTATGTGTAGTCAGCTAATGATGGCAGCCAGTAAAGAATTCGCACTGGATTTTTGCGTAACCATCCTGTAGGTCTTGTTGTCAGTCTCTTTATTGACACTGGTAAGAGTTGCCGGGTGTCCACCATACGGTACTGTGAGAAAGCTCCTAGCAACCCGTGAAAACTCTTAGAACTTTTGGACTCCTTGGTTTCTAcccagctctctccctgcccttggtTTTCAGGTACGATTCTGACACCCAACTCcaatttgtctgttttctttccccgACACCACCTAGCAGTTAGCTCAGTTCTCTGTGGTGTCCCACAAACGAGCAGGTGTCCCACAAATTTAACTCCGTTCTGACGCCATCTACCTGGAGATAGATAGACACGACACCACTCACAAGTCCAGGTTgtctgtcacctgtgcttctgactggctGGCTGtagatcagaggttcccatgacatCCTCCTtcggtttgattaatttgctagaaggGCTTATAGAACTCTCTAGAAGAACATTgtacttactagattaccagcGTACTGTAAAAGGATGCACAGggcaaggaaaggggaaagggcaTGGAGCTTTTATGCCCTTTCCAGTCAGGCCACTTTCTCCCATCTCCATTAACCTGGAAGCTCCCAAACCCTGTCCTGTTGGGTTTTTCTGAAGATctggggtgggactgaaagttctgATCCTCTGATTGAATGGTTGTTTTTCCTGGCAACCGGCCCCCATCTTTAGGTGCTTTCCAGAAGTTACCTTATTAACATAAACAAGACAcctttatcacttaggaaattccaaattCCTTTATCACTTAGGAGCCCTGGGCCAGAAATAGGCATGAataccaaatattttcttattataaattatagTAGCACACTATGTTTAGAAATTTTCTTCAGCTATCAAACCAAATGATATTTAAgaattcatacattttattttcacttgtaatTGTAGCCTAAGACAAAGAGGCTTGATGTTTTAGTTAGTCTGTGCAATCTTAACATAGATCAACATGATttttttaggctttttaaaagttagaaatggCTTACAGATCCTTTTTCATTATCTTCATGGAAACTGAGATGCCTAGGGACCCTAGCTTGAGAACCATTAATTTAGTATAATTTcatcattttagatttttttttttttttaaagtaatcctgcacccaatgtggggctcgaattcacagccctgagattaagagtcttatgctctactgactgagccagccaggcgcccctaattccatcattttataggtgaaattTTAGGCAGGCTTCCTTTAAGTGACTCGAATAAGTTACTTAAGTAGAAGGCACTGAAGTAGAAGCTTGCATTAAAACCTAACTAACAGAAAAGTAAACTCTCTAGctataaaaatacaaactttacATTCAGAAAATGATTTAAGGTGATTAATTTAAGAGTGCATACATTTTATTCACTTGTCGTACATAACAGTATAAATAACCTAAAAAAGACTAATCCCTCAGATAATTTTAAAACCTTTCTTAAAATACCTGAGTCAGATTGGACATTGAGTCAGTGTGGTATAATAGAAAGAACTCCAGATCTAGAATCATAGAACCTGCATTTGAGTCACAGACCTACCATCTGAATGTAGAAATACCAGGTTGTAGGATTCAATTATGACGATGTATTTTATAGTGTTTTAAACTGTAGAATGCGATAGAAATGTACATATAAGTGTgttagaataaaaaggaaatatgtgataatatattttaaaaattgagatgtaCTTCAATATCTATattagcaagaaaaagaaattaactttatAAGGTAATGGACATTTATTAAATAGTGTGCACTGGATTTGGGAAGATAAGTAAAAGGGTGAAAATAATAGGAACTAAAGGAAAATGATAGGTTTGATCtttgaaaagacaataaaatcaacaaatagtTGGCCTAATATATTGAGGATAAAAGTCAGAAAACAACGTTTTTAGAGGATGACCTGCATAGTTGTATTACTAATGTATTTGAAATAGCTGACGTCAGAACATGAATACCAAATGAGATCAACAACAAGGCTCTTAATCCAGCATCAGGATGAAATAAGAAAGGTGTAAAAAAGAACTGACTCCTgggacggctgggtggctcagtcagttaagtggccgactcttggtttcagctcaggtcatggtcttgtggtttgtggattcgagccctgagtcgagctccgcactgacagtgcaaagcctgcttgggattctgtctctctccgtctctctgcccctacccgctCGCGTGCGCGTGCAATcacttactctctcaaaataaataaactttaaaaagtatggggcacctgggtggctcagttggttaagcatccagcttcagctcaggtcatgatctcatggttcgtgggttcgaggcccgcattaggctgtgtgtggacagctcagagtctggagcctgcttcagagtgtttgtcttcctctctgtctgcccctcccctgctcatgctctgcttctgtctctctctcaataagtaaacatttaaaagtaaaacaaaaacaaaactgtctcCCTAATAGATTCGgtagaattctttttaaatgttgaagtATAATAAAACCTCTATCTTGTAAAAGGTATTTCTTAAACCGAGAATAAAAACATACTACTTAAGCGATTTTACAGTGTAAATGGTTTGTAATCCAAAAGCcttgcaaaaaaatattttgagtaataTTGCATATTAGTTTTGGTACaaaattactaaagaaaatcTTAGCCAATAATCACTTGTAGCAAGGAGTCACCAGacctggtttttgtttctttctgtcccATTAACAAGCATTgtggccttggggtgcctgggtggctcagttgagcgtccaacttgagctaaggtcatgatctcacagcttgtgagtttgagccccacttggggctatgttctgacagctcggagcctggagcctgcctccaattctgtgtctcgctctctctctgcccctccccactcacattctgtctctcaaaaataaataaacattaaaaaaaaaaagcattgtggCCTTAAATCTTGGTTGGCTCTAGGgttcttgttttatgttttggcttgtgtgtgtgtgtgtgttgatttacAGTATACTAGTTCTTAGGGTCTGTTACAGCAGTAAGAAAAATAGTGGAGACTGGTAGAGTTGCATCAGTAGATGCCGAGAGAAATGATTATCCAAATTATATTCCcgaaatgctcttttttttatttaaaaaaaaaattttttttttaaggtttatttatttttgagacagaaag comes from Panthera tigris isolate Pti1 chromosome B3, P.tigris_Pti1_mat1.1, whole genome shotgun sequence and encodes:
- the AP3S2 gene encoding AP-3 complex subunit sigma-2 isoform X1, encoding MIQAILVFNNHGKPRLVRFYQRFPEEIQQQIVRETFHLVLKRDDNICNFLEGGSLIGGSDYKLIYRHYATLYFVFCVDSSESELGILDLIQVHYILQEVVMGGMVLETNMNEIVAQIEAQNRLEKSEGGLSAAPARAVSAVKNINLPEIPRNINIGDLNIKVPNLSQFV